The Triticum dicoccoides isolate Atlit2015 ecotype Zavitan chromosome 6A, WEW_v2.0, whole genome shotgun sequence genome has a window encoding:
- the LOC119314882 gene encoding flavonoid 3',5'-hydroxylase 1-like, with protein MQLAAVFTDPFVICCTFMCLLLHLALRSLNPNSASGRRLPPGPRGVPVLGALPLIGPAPHSGLLTLARKYGPVMYLRMGTCGVVVASSPSAARTFLKALDERFANRPAVASAEDMSYGCQNMVFANYGPKWKLMRKLSSVHLLGARAVADWAAVRRDEAGCTLRAVLEAAEAERPVVVPEMLVCALANIVGRITVSKRVFDTQGDESNTYKEMIVSLLTGTGLFNISDFVPALSWLDLQGVQAKLRRIHIQFDGLVTKLLAEHAATAEDRLREGRLDFVDRLRAINDEEGGEIITEVNIKGLITDMFTAGTDTSSIIVEWAMAEMIKSPSIMAHAQEEMDRVIGRDRRLEESDIANLPYLQAICKEAMRLHPSTPLSLPHFSFEECEVDGHHVPANTRLIINIWAIGRDPAAWEDPLEFRPERFLSGPAAKIDPMGNNFELIPFGAGRRICAGKLAGMVFVQYFLGMLVHAFEWRLPDGEDKVDMAETFGLALPKTVPLKAVVKPRLVPAAYT; from the exons ATGCAGCTCGCCGCTGTGTTCACCGACCCGTTCGTGATATGCTGCACcttcatgtgcctcttactccatctAGCGCTCCGCTCCCTGAACCCCAACTCGGCCTCCGGCCGCCGGCTTCCACCGGGACCTCGTGGCGTCCCTGTTCTCGGCGCGCTGCCGCTGATCGGCCCGGCCCCTCACTCCGGTCTCTTGACGCTGGCGCGCAAGTATGGTCCGGTCATGTACCTGAGGATGGGTACCTGCGGCGTGGTGGTGGCCTCGTCGCCCTCGGCCGCACGGACGTTCTTGAAGGCGCTGGACGAGCGGTTCGCGAACCGGCCGGCGGTGGCCAGCGCGGAGGACATGTCGTACGGGTGCCAGAACATGGTGTTCGCCAACTACGGGCCCAAGTGGAAGCTGATGCGGAAGCTGTCGAGTGTGCACCTTCTCGGGGCGCGCGCGGTGGCTGACTGGGCGGCCGTGCGCCGCGACGAGGCCGGGTGCACCCTGCGTGCCGTCCTGGAGGCCGCGGAAGCCGAGCGACCCGTCGTCGTGCCAGAGATGCTCGTGTGCGCGCTTGCCAACATCGTGGGAAGGATCACCGTGAGCAAGCGGGTGTTCGACACGCAGGGTGACGAGTCCAACACCTACAAGGAGATGATCGTGTCGCTCCTCACCGGCACGGGGCTCTTCAACATCAGCGACTTCGTGCCGGCGCTGTCGTGGCTGGACCTGCAAGGCGTGCAGGCCAAGCTGCGCCGGATCCATATCCAGTTCGACGGGCTCGTCACCAAGTTGCTGGCGGAGCACGCCGCGACGGCCGAGGACCGTCTCCGGGAGGGCCGCCTGGACTTCGTGGACAGGCTCCGTGCCATCAACGACGAGGAGGGGGGCGAGATCATCACTGAGGTCAACATCAAGGGCCTCATCACT GACATGTTCACGGCAGGCACGGACACGTCGTCGATCATTGTGGAGTGGGCAATGGCGGAGATGATCAAAAGCCCGTCTATCATGGCAcacgcccaagaggagatggaccgTGTCATCGGTCGTGACCGCCGCCTTGAGGAATCCGACATTGCCAACCTCCCCTACCTGCAAGCTATATGCAAAGAGGCCATGCGCCTCCACCCCTCCACGCCGCTCAGTCTCCCGCACTTCTCCTTTGAGGAGTGCGAGGTCGATGGACACCATGTCCCTGCCAACACGCGGCTCATCATCAACATCTGGGCCATCGGGCGGGACCCGGCCGCATGGGAGGATCCCTTGGAATTCCGGCCAGAGCGGTTCCTATCCGGGCCGGCGGCCAAGATCGACCCGATGGGGAACAATTTCGAACTGATCCCGTTTGGCGCCGGTAGAAGGATATGCGCTGGGAAGCTGGCTGGAATGGTGTTTGTGCAGTACTTCCTGGGAATGCTGGTGCACGCATTTGAGTGGCGGCTGCCAGACGGAGAGGATAAGGTGGACATGGCTGAGACCTTCGGGCTGGCACTGCCCAAGACCGTCCCGCTCAAGGCCGTCGTCAAGCCGCGGCTTGTGCCTGCCGCATACACATGA